A stretch of the Streptosporangium sp. NBC_01755 genome encodes the following:
- a CDS encoding sugar ABC transporter substrate-binding protein, whose amino-acid sequence MRKGILSLTAAAAAMTLGLAACGSDDADTSASSGASPAESSAAVAGKVGVILPDSKSSARWETADRKYLEEAFKAAGVAYDIQNAQGDKTQFQTIADQMITNGATVLMIVNLDSGTGKAVLDKAKAQGVATIDYDRLTLNGGASYYVSFDNTKVGTLQGEGLVKCLSDKQAKKPIVAELNGSPTDNNATLFKNGYDGVLKAKYDSGDYVKGPDQSVPDWDNAQAGTIFEQMLTEQPKIAGVLAANDGLGNAAISVLKKNSLNGKVPVTGQDATVQGLQNILAGDQCMTVYKAIKKEADAAAALAIGLAKGEKPAATGTVKDTESGADVPAVLLDPQAIFFDSVKDVVADGFVTKDELCTGDFAAKCTEAGIQ is encoded by the coding sequence ATGCGCAAGGGGATCCTCAGCCTTACCGCCGCCGCCGCGGCGATGACCCTTGGCCTCGCCGCTTGCGGGAGTGACGATGCCGACACCAGCGCGTCGAGCGGCGCGTCCCCCGCGGAGAGTTCGGCTGCCGTGGCGGGCAAGGTCGGTGTCATCCTTCCCGACAGCAAGTCCTCCGCCCGCTGGGAGACCGCGGACCGCAAGTACCTGGAAGAGGCGTTCAAGGCCGCGGGCGTCGCCTACGACATCCAGAACGCCCAGGGTGACAAGACCCAGTTCCAGACCATCGCCGACCAGATGATCACCAACGGTGCCACGGTTCTGATGATCGTCAACCTTGACAGCGGCACCGGCAAGGCCGTGCTCGACAAGGCCAAGGCGCAGGGCGTGGCCACCATCGACTACGACCGGCTCACGCTCAACGGCGGCGCGTCCTACTACGTCAGCTTCGACAACACCAAGGTCGGCACCCTGCAGGGGGAGGGTCTGGTGAAGTGCCTGTCAGACAAGCAGGCCAAGAAGCCCATCGTCGCCGAGCTCAACGGCTCGCCGACCGACAACAACGCCACGCTGTTCAAGAACGGCTACGACGGCGTGCTCAAGGCCAAGTACGACTCGGGGGACTACGTCAAGGGCCCGGACCAGTCGGTTCCCGACTGGGACAACGCCCAGGCGGGCACGATCTTCGAGCAGATGCTCACCGAGCAGCCGAAGATCGCCGGCGTCCTGGCCGCCAACGACGGTCTCGGCAACGCGGCCATCTCGGTCCTGAAGAAGAACAGCCTGAACGGCAAGGTCCCGGTCACCGGCCAGGACGCCACGGTGCAGGGCCTGCAGAACATTCTCGCCGGTGACCAGTGCATGACGGTCTACAAGGCGATCAAGAAGGAGGCCGACGCGGCGGCCGCGCTGGCCATCGGCCTGGCCAAGGGTGAGAAGCCCGCGGCGACCGGTACGGTCAAGGACACCGAGAGCGGCGCCGACGTGCCCGCCGTTCTGCTCGACCCGCAGGCGATCTTCTTTGACAGCGTCAAGGACGTCGTCGCCGACGGCTTCGTGACCAAGGACGAGCTGTGCACCGGCGATTTCGCCGCCAAGTGCACCGAGGCCGGAATCCAGTAG
- a CDS encoding ATP-binding cassette domain-containing protein yields MTPALELRGIDKSFGPVQVLHDVAFSAYAGEVTALVGDNGAGKSTLVKCVGGIHPIDSGEYLFDGKPVRIGSPRDAAELGIEIVYQDLALCDNLDIVQNMFLGREHKRGIVLDEDTMEAMAAKTLESLSVRTVKSIRQLVASLSGGQRQTVAIAKAVLWNSKVVILDEPTAALGVAQTAQVLELVRRLADQGLAVVLISHNMNDVFAVSDRIATLYLGRMAAQVKTSDVTHAQVVELITSGRSGDLGLTNGVTV; encoded by the coding sequence ATGACCCCCGCACTGGAACTTCGCGGGATCGACAAGAGCTTCGGTCCCGTACAGGTCCTGCACGACGTCGCCTTCTCCGCCTACGCCGGAGAGGTGACCGCGCTGGTCGGTGACAACGGCGCAGGCAAGTCCACACTCGTCAAGTGCGTCGGCGGCATCCACCCGATCGACTCCGGCGAGTACCTCTTCGACGGCAAGCCCGTCCGGATCGGCAGCCCGCGCGACGCGGCCGAGCTGGGCATCGAGATCGTCTACCAGGACCTCGCGCTCTGCGACAACCTCGACATCGTCCAGAACATGTTCCTGGGCCGCGAGCACAAGCGCGGCATCGTCCTCGACGAGGACACCATGGAGGCGATGGCGGCCAAGACCTTGGAGAGCCTGTCGGTCAGGACGGTCAAGTCCATCCGCCAGCTCGTCGCCAGCCTCTCCGGCGGCCAGCGCCAGACGGTGGCCATCGCCAAGGCCGTGCTGTGGAACAGCAAGGTGGTCATCCTCGACGAGCCGACCGCGGCGCTCGGCGTCGCCCAGACGGCGCAGGTGCTCGAACTGGTCCGGCGCCTGGCCGACCAGGGCCTGGCCGTCGTGCTGATCTCGCACAACATGAACGACGTGTTCGCCGTGTCGGACCGGATCGCCACCCTCTACCTGGGCCGGATGGCGGCCCAGGTCAAGACCTCGGACGTCACCCACGCTCAGGTCGTCGAACTGATCACCTCCGGCCGCAGCGGGGACCTCGGCCTCACCAACGGAGTCACCGTATGA